A DNA window from Mytilus edulis chromosome 14, xbMytEdul2.2, whole genome shotgun sequence contains the following coding sequences:
- the LOC139503435 gene encoding uncharacterized protein encodes MISEVNLPTEECRNSFSARSQPEIISALISVEVERGYMYGPFNNLPFPNYRVSPIGIAEGKYSNKKRLILDLSSPHNDDEHSSINDLINKNNCSMSYVKIDDAIDIILRLGRNSWLCKFDISDAFKICPIFPSQWPFFCIKWCEMYYCFVRLTFGCRSSPKIFDHVSQAICHIATQNYKILNILHLLDDFLTIDSPSADGERTMAIMMMIFKKLNIPVASHKTIGPVKCLEYLGIILDTEKMEARLPTNKVERICEFISKIYRKRKCTKRELLQLLGHLNFASRVILPGRTFVSYLINLSCTVNDLHHYVHLTKECRTDLYFWLRFLSNWNGVNMFYNKDYISSFDMELFTDASSTKGFGGYHKGEWFSSSWSGNLELPVEKKYSNAFLELYPIVVAAILWGSKWSKKRILFWCDNEATVAIVKKGRSK; translated from the coding sequence ATGATATCAGAAGTAAATTTACCTACAGAAGAATGCAGAAATAGTTTTTCAGCAAGGTCACAACCAGAAATTATAAGTGCCTTAATATCAGTTGAGGTAGAGAGAGGATACATGTATGGGCCTTTTAACAACCTCCCCTTTCCGAATTATAGGGTTAGTCCCATAGGGATAGCAGAGGGGAAATACTCAAACAAAAAACGCTTAATATTAGATTTATCCTCCCCTCACAATGATGATGAACATTCAAGCATAAATGAtttgattaataaaaataattgttcAATGTCCTATGTCAAGATAGATGATGCCATTGATATAATTTTGCGTCTAGGAAGGAACTCCTGGCTTTGTAAATTCGATATTTCAGACGCATTCAAAATTTGTCCTATCTTTCCAAGCCAGTGGCCATTTTTCTGTATAAAATGGTGTGAGATGTATTATTGTTTTGTTAGATTAACCTTTGGTTGTCGTTCCAGCCCAAAAATTTTTGATCATGTGTCCCAAGCTATTTGCCACATAGCaacacaaaattacaaaattctaAACATATTACATTTGCTTGATGACTTTTTGACCATTGATTCACCATCAGCAGATGGAGAAAGAACAATGGCAATTATGATGATGATTTTTAAAAAGCTTAACATACCAGTAGCTAGTCACAAAACTATAGGTCCTGTCAAATGTTTGGAGTATCTGGGTATTATACTGGACACTGAAAAAATGGAAGCTCGACTACCAACTAATAAAGTTGAACGTATTTGTGAGTTCATCTCAAAAATTTATAGGAAAAGAAAATGCACTAAAAGGGAACTTTTACAGCTTTTAGGTCATCTAAATTTTGCTTCAAGGGTGATTCTTCCTGGTCGAACCTTTGTTTCATATCTTATTAATCTGTCCTGTACCGTCAATGATCTGCACCATTATGTTCACCTAACTAAGGAGTGCCGAACAGATTTATACTTTTGGTTGCGTTTTCTTAGCAATTGGAATGGAGTAAATATGTTTTACAATAAAGATTACATTTCAAGCTTCGACATGGAACTCTTTACAGATGCATCATCAACTAAAGGCTTCGGTGGTTATCATAAAGGAGAATGGTTTTCTTCTTCATGGTCAGGAAATTTGGAATTACCAGTtgagaaaaaatattcaaatgctTTCCTGGAACTGTATCCTATTGTAGTGGCAGCTATTCTATGGGGTTCCAAGTGGTCTAAAAAACGTATTCTTTTCTGGTGTGATAATGAGGCAACAGTTGCAATAGTGAAAAAAGGTCGCTCTAAATGA